From a single Entelurus aequoreus isolate RoL-2023_Sb linkage group LG12, RoL_Eaeq_v1.1, whole genome shotgun sequence genomic region:
- the LOC133662789 gene encoding uncharacterized protein LOC133662789, whose amino-acid sequence MWVYLLVLLLPACGGRAFNFLGTVMTFYPNETSDDTVVLRYKLAFNECDNISVLECPFANCLLTVVSVDRVDEDSGGEWCLREVVVLVNTSSSKLFELRLTGGQWINVTNGVTDVLAVTHVDVRNRSSVSRANSSPVTTMLPILRVPSNCSMNWTLLTFDPDGDAVRCRFEDITSVLGLSSSCRLTFSPSNNSVEGAYAIQLLMEDFPLQNITVTNGREVDVLGNRISQIPIQFVLMVVPPVASCDAFSPVVLNTTAANGHFFYATVNSTVRLPIFAQSLSVSELLFCGPSSMNKTITEGRFELSWRPSDSDLGRSHPVCFVIQSTGESENNLQSELRCVFVVVERVLAVLKAGLISQGSLSMEFLREVFLPQLRTKLVEQGWPRSFTLRLGNITLET is encoded by the exons ATGTGGGTCTACCTGCTGGTCTTGTTGCTGCCAGCCTGCGGTGGTCGGGCATTCAACTTTTTGGGCACGGTGATGACTTTCTACCCAAATGAGACCTCAGATGACACG GTGGTCCTCCGCTACAAGTTGGCCTTTAATGAGTGTGACAACATCAGTGTTCTAGAATGTCCTTTTGCCAACTGCTTGCTGACAGTAGTGTCAGTGGACAGAGTGGACGAGGACAGTGGTGGTGAGTGGTGTCTGAGAGAGGTGGTGGTGCTGGTGAATACCTCCTCCTCCAAACTCTTTGAGCTACG GCTGACCGGCGGCCAGTGGATCAATGTCACCAATGGAGTTACAGACGTGCTGGCTGTAACCCACGTTGATGTGAGGAATAGGTCATCCGTCAGCCGGGCCAACTCTTCCCCCGTGACCACCATGCTACCGATACTCAG AGTCCCCTCCAACTGCTCGATGAATTGGACGCTGTTGACCTTTGACCCTGACGGAGACGCAGTGAGGTGCAGATTTGAAGACATCACGTCTGTTCTCGGACTTTCATCA TCTTGTCGCTTGACCTTCAGTCCCAGCAACAACAGCGTTGAAGGCGCTTATGCCATCCAGCTGCTGATGGAGGACTTTCCTCTCCAAAATATTACCGTGACTAACGGCAGGGAGGTTGACGTTCTCGGGAATCGCATCAGTCAAATTCCCATCCAGTTTGTCCTGATGg TGGTTCCTCCAGTGGCGTCCTGCGATGCTTTCTCGCCCGTCGTCCTGAATACTACTGCAGCAAACGGACATTTTTTCTACGCCACAGTCAACAGCACTGTGCGTTTACCAATCTTTGCACAGTCATTAAG TGTCTCCGAGCTGCTGTTCTGTGGCCCGTCCAGTATGAACAAGACGATAACGGAGGGAAGATTCGAGCTGTCCTGGAGGCCGTCTGACAGCGACTTAGGCAGAAGTCATCCTGTCTGCTTCGTCATTCAATCCACTGGCGAGTCAGAGAA TAACCTCCAGTCAGAGCTGCGTTGTGTGTTTGTGGTGGTTGAACGCG TTTTGGCTGTCCTTAAAGCCGGGCTCATCTCCCAAGGCTCACTGTCCATGGAATTCCTTCGAGAGGTCTTCTTACCACAG CTGAGGACCAAGCTGGTGGAGCAAGGGTGGCCTCGTTCCTTCACACTAAGACTGGGAAACATCACACTGGAGACATAG